The region TCtcaatattagtgtttttgttgcttaatattttggtgaaaactaaatcaggattctctgatgaacaaagttcaaaagaacagcatttatgtgaaatagtaacaacatttataatattacatacattttctgtcacttttgatcaattaaattaggggtgggcgatatgaccaaaatcttatcaCGATATGACTAATTTTATATCACGATAACCATATACATtcataatccttgtcaccaatgTAAATATCAAACTTTTTTTGATATTAAAGtctttgataccatagaatttttataatccttgtcaccaatgtaaatatcaaactaatacaagcttaaaaagagacaaaaaaaaaaaccaagctcACTGAAGATAAATAAACAGTGATGAAATAAGGATTAAAAACGAATGGCAAGAAATAggacaaaaaactacaataaataagaaaagctACATTGTGTAAATTAATCAGTCTCCACTGTTAattatatccatctatctataaacagacagacagatagatagatagagatataaTTAACACGTGTATTAAGTATAGattctatacatatatattttataattttttaatttcttcttattaaggttacaaaagtgatttagtcaagagcagtgagagattttctctcactGTCACTTGATTCatatgaatggcagacaggacgaatattgcacagcttcccctttaagaccgaagtccggatccaatatactgttacacatgcattttctttttcagctgtttacTCTTTCTTAAGACCTGTGtttgaggatacttgcaaagacgggGATTCTGACGCATAAGTGTTTATGTaatcgttcaaaaaaaaaaaaaaaagaaagtgcactcctctcacacagaaacagagacagcgcacacatatagctctgttgtttgtgtttcaacggcttaaaatcagttgttttaaaactgcagtgcttaaaaacgctACATGCTAGAGATGTAGTCTCTCATTTAGGAACGAGCTCCTCGTTTTTTATTGGCTTGTCATTCTCCACCTGGTTCTGTCTCCCCTGATGGTGGTGTGTAAAGATCTCAGTCATCCAAATGATGAAAAACGTACATTATAATagacacagcctgttaggagctataaatactattaaagtgtaaGAATGAATTTGCGCGTGTCTACGGATGCGCGCACAACCGCTGCACATAGACACTTCAGTTCAAAGCCTCAGTCTAACagcactcgtcaatgtcaaaatgactgagatggccaatcaaatcaaagcagGCAGGTTTATGGATCACAGAAGCAGATCACGAAGTGTCAGTTTAATGTTAAAGAGagcaaatcatttaaaattagtcaacttttaacgatacgttTTCTGATAGaatatgatattatgatattagAATATGATATTACTGAtattaaatgaccgacagctatatccactATCCAGTGATGCGATCTACTcaattttttctcaaatatgccCCCTtattgctgagaaatataatgtagtgattcagtatagataaaaaaaaaagtcacgtggcagcgctgacaagtttatgagcttctgaatgttactttttgcacagctcGATCTCAGATCTCTGTATATAAATGgtgtgtgtgcatcaattaaagcagggcattaatatagaacggtgattaaactaaatggttttaatgcattggccttgtcacacataCACAGTGGTGAtcagtacggtcacactgtatatctgttattcaagaaacttttgaaaagtttaaaaaacaatttatgaaaaaatcctTAGAAagtatttgcatgaaaatcaaatatgcCTATTGTTTTTTATCGTATCATTTAAAAgcgtgtatgtactgtataaatacagaatgcagtggggggagtggggggggggggtgttggcacagtggttaaccagaaaaattaaaaatggcacatcatgcTGACAAGGTAGTCAACCCCTGCGATAGAGCATAAAATGAGATGATAGACTTTTTATTCCGTCTATCCGATATATATCGTCATGTCATATATAAAATTCAGCCTTGCAATTACaagaatgttacatttttaaaaaaaatttaaatgtatcttttttttataatatttctttttttatgaaatatatacgtttttattgtatgttttgtatcgtaagtacattttgattaaatgtatACATCATTGGTAAACATtagaaataactttaaaaagaaaaacatttcaaacttttaATCAGTAGtgcatttattacaaataaaacagacCCTAGGGGAATTTATCATCATAATTTCAATTCTGCAAATTTATCTAAAAGCCCACTGTTATCAGAAAATTGACTTACTTGTACAAAGCCCATTGATGGTGGACCAAAGTCACTAAATGCTGGTCTAAAGTTAGAAGAGGAGGCCAGTGATGGAGATGAGCCACATGATCCTAAAACCAACGAGCAAGAGGAAGACCAATCACAAATCAAGGAAATGTCAAAAGGCCAAACTCGACCAATGATATCTCGCCACCCAGTGTTTGTATGAAAGGAAGTGAGGTAAAATACAGCCAATATTAGATGCACTGATGTGATGGCATGGCACACTCACAAATGAGTAAGAAAACGGCTAGCTCTTAAACGTAATCGCGATAGGGTGCTGTTAGCAGAAGAATATAACGTTACCACATTAATGTAATGAGCGAGCCAGATGGCTATGGCTCCTTTAACTCCTCCCCCTTTATCCGTGTCTCTGACCTCTTTTACAGTAGGTTCACTGACCCCTTTCTCCAGGATTAAAACGGTGCGTTTGAAAAGACGATGGGCAAAAATAcctcaaatatagaaaatatgaatgtacaaaagaaatgaatgaacagaGAGCACAATGAAACTCACCTGGCGGCGTGTGGTTGGAGCCGGTGGGTGCGGGGGCGATCGGCTTGTAACTCATATTTACACCGCCGTCGACTGTAACCTCTCTTGATGAAAACTTTCTGTTTATCTTCTGAATGTAATCTTGATGGGCTTTAGTGTCTGAAGCAGGAGCTATGTTAacctgatgtaaacacaaagagTAGATACACAGATACGTTTAAGAGGTGAGAGACACGATAAAGGCTAGCGGGCAGAAAAGACGGTCCCCTCTAAACTTAACCGGCTTCGAACCGTGCCTTGTCTATTTAAATCGCCTGGAATTGACtggctttttctttattttcagctAAGGCAAAACAAAGAGTCGTTTTATATCAATACGAAATATATTTGGTGTATTAAAGAGTGGAAGATGCCTGTAGTGGTTTATGAAAGGTAAATTTAACTACCCACCTCTTCTTCCGCGAACTCGCTCGACAGCGACACGCGCTAAATATCCAACAAGCCgccaaatcaaacaaacaacaaccgtGAACACTTCGCGACACGCTGGGCAGTCAAAGACGGTTTCTGGTCGCCGGTTTACACTTGTTCGAGGAGGTTACCGAAGAATATAACGCACAGGAATAGTTTCGTTACGCGGAGGAGTCGGCGGctcttctcctctcttcctgcGCGTGCTAGCCTGCTATGTTATTTTCCCATGATACTCGGCAAAAAGAGTGACTGCGTCATCAGGCACGCGCCTTTGCCCTCGCTCTTCCACACTGAAGATTCCATAATGGAATTTTCTTGTTGAGGTGTTTGAGAGAGTGCACAACAACGAGCTGGGAATGCATTTGGAAAGTGTATCATATGAAGTCGttttatgataatatttatttattgagttgtTTATTTATAGAATGGCATATAATAATATGGCATagagaataaaaatgtatagctaccagaacaaaactgaattgtaTTGTTTGTCACTCTGCAAGTAATCCCTACTGGTGAGATGTACAGtacaatttacattaaacaatGGAATGTGCAATCTGCATAAAAACATAACTATTAAAATATAGATGTTTACTGAACACTCTGACAGCTGTTTAaaggaaagtgttttttaatcTGGATGTTTTAGCTGTTGGTGATTTCAGGCTTTTGTGCGCTGGGTGAGATGGATCCATTGTAATCTTTTTACTGGTGCATTAGATGTGCCAAAGGGAGATCAGTACCTGTTAGTCCTTTCTGTGCCATACTGATGGACACTGTTACAATCTTCACAATGACagtttaaaaacatactaaactgCTAATTGGTTTTCGACTTTCCTTAATTGTCTGATGACGTGGAGTTTTTGATGAACATTTCTGATGAGGTGGTCTGTATTGATTTGCCTTTTTTAATGCAGCAAATAGCTACCTATGAATTTGCAGTCTGGTAATTTGTTTTCTGTTGATGCATTGGGAGTTTGTTCTGCAGGAAAACCAGTTGAAAACCACCTATGCGTATGTACTTCAGTAGCCTAAATGTGACAGATTGTAGCAGTGTCATCAATTTAAGCACCTCCCCCAGTCACTTATAGACAGAAAGCACTCACATGCTGAAATCAGATCTGCTTCTAAATGATTAATGCTATACATTCTGTAGAGTCCATTATTTGCAGTCacataggcctattgtttattaCTGGTTGCCAATTTATGCAGCGTCATCTAGTAATCTGTAGGGAAATAGACAAAGTAGATACAGCTTGAGCTCATATTAATGTAAATTAGGCCTACAGTAAATGTAAAGTACATTAGTCAGTGACTATTGATACACAAAACACTCAAAGAACTGCTGCGTCATTACCACATTTTCCACATTGCAACTTGTTTTCATTGCCAAGATAATTTGTGCATTTTCATACTCACTCCACATACACAGAAGAGGAATTACAACAATTTTGCTgaaatgacatttaacatttcagtttaCAGCAAAGAGGAAGACAGAAAAAGGtgtgataaaacaatataattagcACGCATGTAAAAGCATCTtaaagcaaacacaaacaaaaagtgGTATGATCTGTCAATTACATGGCtactttgagattttttttttgttttggactcGTGGTGCCTCCTCTAATGGGACAGTATAAAGCACTGACTGCATCAGAGCTGCTGATTCTGAAGTCAGTGCTTCATGCTGCATTTCACTGTGCTGTGCGGGACTCCGCTTCAAAGCCATGGATCTTTCCAACCATAAATCTTCCATCCGAAAGTGTCTTTTGGTAACTTTACTGTTCGTTTGTTCATTTCAACTGTCCCGATCAAAGCGAATATTCAAATGTCCTTCAGGATGCACTTGTACGACAGATTCAATCATTTGCGTCGGTTCGTCTCTCATCCCACGGACTATACCGAGTGACATCAGCTCTCTGTAAGTCTGATATTATTATGTTCGCCTCACAATTTATTTGCGAAAATGTATAGAATTTTATCAAATCAATGGGATATAGCCTGTAGGCTATTTGTGTTTCGAAACTGAACGTGCGTCGTAGTGTTTGGTACAAATCAATGAATTGAAGTGTCGTAGGCaatttgtgaatttatttgatttattttttaggagTATTGTCAATTGCAGTTTCCCAGAAATCAAGGAGGCTATGTTCTCGCTCATGCCCTCACTGCAGCTACTGTAAGTGACTGCTGCATCACTTTTTATAAATGTACCTGTTTATCtgcattataaaacattaacacTTTGAATCCATGGCATTCTTTGTTATGCTGGTCATATTTATGTTTTGGAATTTTCTGGCATATTCTGGCATCTTTTCTCTTCTTAGGCTCCTTAGTTCTAATTCATTTTCTGAAATCAAGGAGGACGCATTCTCAGGGCTTCCTCATCTTGAGTATTTGTAAGTATTTGGAcagcatttattgatttaaattaatgCTCAAAAATGTTCACTCCTTTACAGTACTGATATATTTGTTGGTTGCCTGGACCACTTTATCAAAATCACTGCAGTTATTGAAGTACTTGTTTTATAgctattttgtcttattttatctCTCCAATCAGATTTATTGAAGGTAATAAGATTGCAGAGATAAACAAATATGCCTTCAGAGGACTTCGGGATGTTACACATCTGTAAGTATATGACATACAGCGAGCAAAAGctaggttgcatttatttagacaGATTTCTGGTAGGCATCATTTAATTTAGTAGGCTAAgttatatgtgtttttgtttaatattttgtgtcagATGGTCAGTACATTATGTGATATATTGGTGTTGTCTTGAATTGTATTATAAGGTACACTGTAAAGTCCCTAAACATCCTGACTTGTATAAATAACCaaatggaaatgtaatatattgcCATATGTCTAGAGGGATATTGCCATCTATGTTACCTCTAAGGCgatatataattttcacatacatacattctctgGGTAGATGAAGATAACTTTATAACATATACAAAATCCCCACAGTAAAGTTgtttatatgttaataatatctaTGTGATGCTTTTAATATGGTATTATATGCAGCAAGCATATATGtcaacattatatattttactgataTGTGCAACTTCTAAAAAACAatcagtatgtttatgttttttttaaatacattttttattatttattagtatattcACTTATATATTCACAACATGTATTGACAGGTTTTAGGATGGATCTATATGTGCAAATGGTCCAATTTCTAATAGGTTTCATGTTTTTACTTcatgtgacaatatatttatcatatggaaatctaatatatgtatgtacattacATTTGCGTAAAGTCTTCTGTCCATTTGTATCGATtaatttttctctctgtttttacaGATCATTAGCgaacaacaatttaaaaacactgcCCAGGGGTCTTTTTTCTGATCTACGCTCTTTGATTGAACTGTGAGTTTTTCAGTTCACTGTTTACAAATGTGCACATGTAATCATCATGCAAGACAACCACTTATGCTAAATAGCTGGGAAACAATAATATTGCAGTCACATACGATTTTGTTTATTTGCAGAGTTTTTAGAGTGTTTTGATCATTTCATGTCTAATAAACAGAGATCTGCGTGGGAACATGTTCCATTGCGACTGTGAGTCCATGTGGCTGATGCTATGGTTGAAACGATCCAATGCTACAATCTCTGACGTTTACTGTGCCAGTCCATCTGGCATGAAGGGTGTCCTATTAAAGAATGTCCCAGAAAAACACAGCAAGTGTGTCTCCACAGGTAACTAAATTTCTGTTGCTTAGATATGTTGAATTTTTGCATTGATTGTCTTGATAAATGCAGTGAAAAggtgtgaagaaaaaaatatgatttgtttaCACTTGTTTAGTGACAATGAATGAATGTGCTCCCATATGTCTGGTTCTTTTTCCCTTCAGAATTTGTTCAGCACCAAATAGTGAATACTCAATCAATGTCAGCAGACATCTTCTCTCACAAAGATGATATATATGTCGCTATGGCAGTTCCAAATTCAGACAGCTGCATAATCATGGAATGGGATCACATTGAGACTAAATTCAGGCCTTTTGATAACATCACAGGTTTGACTCCATAATCATTTGTCACATGACATAAAAATGAAAGAGTATagatgatgatttcattttttttatatatattgtatttcagGTCGGTCTGTTGTTGGATGCCGGTCGGTTCTGATCAACGAGCAGGCATTTGTCATTGTCTCCCAACTCTTCGATGGCTCCCTTGTCTACAAATATGACCAAGCACAGAATAAGTTCACCAAGTTTCAGGCCGTTGAAATGCTTAATGTGTCCAAGCCGAATGACATTGAAGTCTTCCAGATTGGAGATGACTGGTTCTTCCTAATTGTAGACAGTTCCAAAGCTGGAATGACAACTCTGTTTAAGTGGAATGAAACTGGTTTCTACCCATACCAGTTCCTCCATGAATGGTTTCGTGATACCGATGCAGAGTTTTTTGATTTAGATGGCAAATCTGTCCTCATACTCGTGAGCCGTTCCCAGGTTCCTGTTATCTACCAATGGAACAAGAGCACCCAGAAGTTTGTTCTCCATGATGAGATAGCAAATATGGATGATATTGTCAGCGTGAAGGCCTTTAGGATTAATGATGTTCCATACCTTGCGCTCGCCTGCTACATCGGTGACTCAAAAGTCATGAAGTGGACGGGCAAACACTTTGAAGAAGTACAGGGCTTGCCTTCACGTGGCGCCACAGTATTACAGCCCATCAAGTTCAAAGACCAGCACTATTTGATTCTGAGCAGTGATTATTCTTTCTCCCAAATCTTCAGGTGGGATGAGGAAAACCAGAAATTTATCAAGTTCAGGGATGTGTATGTTCAGTGGCCACGCTCATTCACAGCACTGTCCACAGACCAGCGTGATTTTGTGCTGGCCACCAGCTTCAAAGGCAAAACCAAGGTTTTTGAACATATTTCAGTGGATTATAGCAAATGAGGCATATGCTGTTATGCGTTGCATCTGAGcaattgctaaaataaaactcTATTCTTCAATATATGTATGCAAGTAACcataatatttatgaatgtaaTGTTTCATCAATAAATGCCTCTCTTCTGTCTTGCAAAAGCTATTTATGCAACATTTTCTATaaaggtttaaataaataatgctctGCTGCTTAATTTATTCAGACCTTTAAAATACCTGACTGTTTGATTATATAAGGGGCCTTTTAAATCATTTCTTTGTGATATATCAGGTTCACCAAAGGTGCTCCGGCTTCATTCCAAAAGACTGTGGACTTGTCAGCTTCAAGCTAATTTATCCTAATGAGCTGGTTTTACCATATGCAAGCATGTTTTTGGTGCTGAGTAGTGATATTATTCAGTAGAGACCCTCAGTGTTATTGCCTTTGATGAATGAAAGCCttagaaatttcatttttattattcattaattaaattttatttatttatttattttaacagaggATGACCCTTTATTTCTGTAGCTGGCCGATGATTGTATTGGatgtacatttgaaaatatattattgataataaataaaacagcatcttatattcattcatgtttgtttttatttacacacacacacacacacacacacacacacacacagtggtgtaaaaaaaagtgttgtcctgatttcttattttttttgcatgtttgtcacactttaatgtttcagatcaaacaaatttaaatattagtcaaagataacacaagtgaacacaacatgcagtttttaattgaatgtttttattattaagggaaaaacaaaatcccaaactacatggccctgtgtgaagaacatcataccaatagtaaaaactgtggtttatcacacctgagttcaatttctctagccacacgcaggcctgattactgccaaaCCTGTTCACCGCATTTctgaaaaagaacatcataccaatagtaaaatatggtggtggtagtgtgatggtagggggctgttttgctgcttcaggacctgaaagacttgctgtgataaatggaaacatgaattctgaattagaaaaatccttaaggagaatgtccggccatctgttcatgacctcaagctgaagcgaacttgggttctgcagcaggacaatgatccaaaaacacACCAagaagtccacctctgaatggctgaagaaaaacagaatgaagatttggagtggcctagtcaaagtcctgacctgaatcctactgagatgctgtggcatgaccttaaaaaggcggatcatgctcgaaaaccctccaatgtggctgaattacaacaattctgcacaGATGACTGGACCAAAAATTTTTCCACAGCGCTGTGACAGACTCactgcaagttatcgcaaacgcttgattgcagttgttgctgctaagtgtgcagttgttgctgctaagttagggggcaaacactttttcacacaggggccatgtagttttggatttagttttcccttaataataaaaaccttcatttaaaaaactgcatgttgtgttcactagtgttatcttttactaatatttacattgtgtctgatgatctgaaacattaaagtgtgacaaacatgcaaaaaaaaaaaaggaagggggggccaacaatttttttttacacaccactgtgtgtgtatatatatatatatatatatatatatatatatatatatatatatatatatatatatatatatatatatatatatatgtttcttaCGATGAAGCCAGTTGGACAAATGGTATAGCAGCCAGTTTAGCATTTTCTGCAGTGTGTCACTGTTCGAcgttaaaacttacattttatgacACTCCTTGACAGTGAGAAACTGCTTATGTTCACAAAGATCACTTTACCAGCCAGTCAGCAACATCATTCTTTGTGACAGAGCACTTAGGTTTGATAAATATGAGGCATAAGCACATCACAAATGTAGCTATTTGAAGTAAGCACAGAAATTATGTATTTAgagtctgtatgattttttttcttctgtgcattatgtccatgttgtattatttacattatgtgctTATATGTTGTGTTAGTGTTATGGTGGCCTTTTAAAATAACCTTGTATGGTATTTTCAAACTAACTGAGaccatgtttaatttaaataaatatataaatcaaattacaacaaaaattatcaaattaaataaatatataaatttaatagcAACAAAACTTAATATAAATTTGTTAATCGCACATCAGTacaatataaatcattatatCTTATACATTGTGTAATTATAATCAAATACAACATTAACATTATGTGAAATGTGTGATGTATGAAATTCGTTGTAAGTGCGTTCAACAACAATGTAAACAACAGAAGACTATTgcagcaaaataaattaatttgcaacATCAATTTATAGTTTTATTCGAGACCACAGGTTTATTATAATCGTATAACCTAACGTAAGAAGCTTCATTACACATCTGTTATTATTCTTTGGCTTTTGTAGCACTGTCG is a window of Cyprinus carpio isolate SPL01 chromosome B1, ASM1834038v1, whole genome shotgun sequence DNA encoding:
- the lgi2b gene encoding leucine-rich repeat LGI family member 2b → MDLSNHKSSIRKCLLVTLLFVCSFQLSRSKRIFKCPSGCTCTTDSIICVGSSLIPRTIPSDISSLSIVNCSFPEIKEAMFSLMPSLQLLLLSSNSFSEIKEDAFSGLPHLEYLFIEGNKIAEINKYAFRGLRDVTHLSLANNNLKTLPRGLFSDLRSLIELDLRGNMFHCDCESMWLMLWLKRSNATISDVYCASPSGMKGVLLKNVPEKHSKCVSTEFVQHQIVNTQSMSADIFSHKDDIYVAMAVPNSDSCIIMEWDHIETKFRPFDNITGRSVVGCRSVLINEQAFVIVSQLFDGSLVYKYDQAQNKFTKFQAVEMLNVSKPNDIEVFQIGDDWFFLIVDSSKAGMTTLFKWNETGFYPYQFLHEWFRDTDAEFFDLDGKSVLILVSRSQVPVIYQWNKSTQKFVLHDEIANMDDIVSVKAFRINDVPYLALACYIGDSKVMKWTGKHFEEVQGLPSRGATVLQPIKFKDQHYLILSSDYSFSQIFRWDEENQKFIKFRDVYVQWPRSFTALSTDQRDFVLATSFKGKTKVFEHISVDYSK